From the genome of Methylocystis heyeri:
GGGCGCCTGCTGCAGGAGTTCGGCTATACGCTGACCTTCGCCATTCTTATCTCCATGGTCGTCTCGCTGACGGTGACGCCCATGCTCTGCGCGTGGCTGCCCGCGCCTAAACACGACAACCCCACGGCCTTCGACCGCGTTTTCGAGGCCGTGCTCGGCAAAGTGTTGACTCTATATGAGCGCAGCCTGCGCAAGCTCGTCGACCATCCCTGGCTGTCGCTCGTCGCGATCGTCGTGACGGTCGCCTGGACGGTTTATCTCTATCAAACCATTCCCAAAGGAAACCTTCCTCAGGACGATATCGGGCTCATCAACGGCACGACGGAGGCTTCGGCGGACGTTTCATTCGATGAAATGGTCCGGCTGCAGAAGCTCGCCATGAAAGTGCTCCAGGAAGATCCCGACGTGGAGAACATCGGCTCATTCATCGGTTCCGCCAATCTGACGTCATCCAGCAATCAGGGCCGCCTGTTCGTCGCGCTGAAGCCGTCGGATCAGCGCAAATCGTCGAGCTTCGAGGTCATTGATCGACTGCGGCCTCAATTTGCAAAAATCGCCGGCCTCAGCGTGACCATGCAACCCTCCCAGGATTTGCGTTCCGGCGGCAGGCAGAGCAAGGGGCTCTTTCAATACACGCTCTCCGACCCCGATCTCGCAGAGCTCGACCAATATTACCCCAAGGTCCTGGAGCGGCTGCAAAAGCTGCCCCAGCTCGCGGATGTTTCCTCCGATCGGCAGAACGGCGGATTGAAAGCCAATGTCGTGATCGACCGCACCGCCGCCGCGCGCGTGGGCGTCGCCATCTCGACGATCGACGCCGCCCTGAACAGCGCCTTCGGCCAGAGGCAGGATTCGATCATCTACACGCAGAGGAACAACTATCGCGTGGTCGTGGAGACGCCGCGCAGCCGCCAGCGCGATATTCGCGACCTCGCCGGCGTTTATGTCACCGCCGCCAACGGCGGTCAGGTGCCGCTGACCGCGGTCGCGCGCATCGAGCGCGGGAGCATGCCGCTTATCGTCAATCATCAGGGCGTCGTCCCCGCGATCACGATAACCTTCAATCTCGCGAAAGGCTCTTCGCTTCAGCAGGGCACGACGGCGATCGAAGACGCGGTGGCGGAGATGGATCTCCCGCGCGGATTGCGCACCGGTTTCGCCGGAGACGCAGCGGATTTCCGCAGAACCTCCGGCGGCATGGCCGTCGCCCTGCTGGGCGCATTGCTGTCGGTCTACATCATCCTCGGCGTTTTGTACGAGAGCTATATCCATCCCATCACGATCATCTCGACTCTGCCTTCGGCGGGCGTCGGCGCTTTGCTCGCGCTCGAGCTGTTCCACATCGAATTCACGACCATCTCCTTCATCGGCCTTCTGCTTCTCACTGGCATCGTCAAGAAAAACGGCATCATGCTGGTGGATTTCGCGTTGCATGCGCAGCGGGATAAGGGCCTCTCCGTGCACGACGCCGCAATAGAAGCCGCGCTGGAGCGTTTTCGCCCGATCCTGATGACGACTCTCGCGGCTTTGTTCGGGGCTTTGCCTCTCGCCTTCGCGAGCGGCGTCGGCGCGGAAATGCGAAGGCCGCTGGGGATCACCATCGTCGGCGGCCTGATTTTGAGCCAGATGCTCACGCTGTACACGACGCCGGTGATTTACCTTCTGATGAGCAAGCTGCAGCGCCGCAAGAAAACATCGCCGGCGCCGGACCCGGCGCGACTCTCCGGCCCCGCTCCCAGCCGAATCTAAACTGCGGGTGAACGGCGGTTTCAACCTGCGTTCAGCTCGGGCGGAGCATTATCGAAAGCGTCGAAGGCCCGAGCCTCCCACCTGCGCTTCCGGGAGCGGGCCTCGTGGCAATACGGAGAATTACCACAATGAACAGGATATTCCGCCGCCCCTTGTCTGCGTCATTGAAAGGCGCGCTCATCGCCGCCGCCCTCGGCGGGGGAATTGCGCAGGCGCAACCCGCCCTTTACGAGCGAGAGATGCCGGCGCCCATGATGGAACATGCGCCGCCGCCGCCGCATGTCGGCGCCCATTGGGTTCCGGGCCATTGGATTTGGCGCGGTTCGGACTGGTTCTGGGCCTCGGGCCATTATGTGGAAACCGTCGTTCCGCCCATGCCGGCCGTGGTGGTCGAAGCCCCTCCTCCGCGCCCTTCGCCCGAGCATGTCTGGGTTCGCGGACATTGGGGCTGGGACAACGACCGCTGGAACTGGAACCGCGGCGCCTGGTTCCACCACTAGCGCGCATGTTTTCCGACCGGGCGGGATCGTCCGGTCCATAAAAAAACGGCGCGGCTCATTGCCGCGCTCACGCAGGCCCTTTGGGCGGAACTTCCTCGACGCGCTCGCGTTTCGGCTTCATGGACGCAATCGTTCAAGCCTCGGACGCCGCCGAAAAGGCGCAGGGACTTCCCGTCAATTCCCATGACGAATGGTCTCCTCTCGAAGAAGTGATCGTGGGGCGCCTGGAAGGCGCAGTCATCCCTTCCAGCCATCCTGTCGTGTCCTGCAATATTCCGGGGCTTGCGGCGCGGGCGCAGGCGCTCGCCGCCGGCTTTCCCTACCCTCAAATTCTGGTCGCGCCGGCGCAGCGGGAGCTCGACGGCTTTATCTCCTTGCTGCAATCGCTGGGCGTGACGGTCCGCCGCCCT
Proteins encoded in this window:
- a CDS encoding YXWGXW repeat-containing protein yields the protein MNRIFRRPLSASLKGALIAAALGGGIAQAQPALYEREMPAPMMEHAPPPPHVGAHWVPGHWIWRGSDWFWASGHYVETVVPPMPAVVVEAPPPRPSPEHVWVRGHWGWDNDRWNWNRGAWFHH
- a CDS encoding efflux RND transporter permease subunit, which gives rise to MSISEPFIKRPVGTTLLAAALFMVGCVAYFFLPVASLPAVDFPTIGISAARPGADPQTMAATVAAPLERRLANISSLTELTSISSLGSTSIIAQFDLQRNIDSAARDVQAAINAAATDLPTDLSTLPSFRKVNSSGSPVLVLALTSNSMTTSAVYDATDTVIAQRISQVGGVGGVVVAGAEQPAIRVQLDSARLAAMGVGVDQVANAIVNSNVQTPNGAFSGDGQGVTIATNGQLDTPSDYGGIVVASKNGAVVKLQDVASVKNSVRNRMAAGWFNGQPAVILLVFKQPGANVIETVDNIKTLLPSLQQWIPQGIKISVLSDRTQTIRASVADIQRTLFISICLVMAVVFLFLRRISPVVAAGVTVPLSLVGSCAAMWAAGFSIDNLSLMALTIAVGFVVDDAIVMIENVETNVERGMNRMEATLLGAREIGFTVLSISLSLVAVFVPLLFLPGIAGRLLQEFGYTLTFAILISMVVSLTVTPMLCAWLPAPKHDNPTAFDRVFEAVLGKVLTLYERSLRKLVDHPWLSLVAIVVTVAWTVYLYQTIPKGNLPQDDIGLINGTTEASADVSFDEMVRLQKLAMKVLQEDPDVENIGSFIGSANLTSSSNQGRLFVALKPSDQRKSSSFEVIDRLRPQFAKIAGLSVTMQPSQDLRSGGRQSKGLFQYTLSDPDLAELDQYYPKVLERLQKLPQLADVSSDRQNGGLKANVVIDRTAAARVGVAISTIDAALNSAFGQRQDSIIYTQRNNYRVVVETPRSRQRDIRDLAGVYVTAANGGQVPLTAVARIERGSMPLIVNHQGVVPAITITFNLAKGSSLQQGTTAIEDAVAEMDLPRGLRTGFAGDAADFRRTSGGMAVALLGALLSVYIILGVLYESYIHPITIISTLPSAGVGALLALELFHIEFTTISFIGLLLLTGIVKKNGIMLVDFALHAQRDKGLSVHDAAIEAALERFRPILMTTLAALFGALPLAFASGVGAEMRRPLGITIVGGLILSQMLTLYTTPVIYLLMSKLQRRKKTSPAPDPARLSGPAPSRI